In one Melaminivora jejuensis genomic region, the following are encoded:
- the thiO gene encoding glycine oxidase ThiO codes for MHTLTPFHFLPSLDTPRAVTILGAGLMGRLLAVQLAHAGHHVTMHGIGGPDAEGSAARVAAAMLAPLAESAITEPGVVRMGQHGLARWPGLLAQLAKPVFFQQDGTLILWHRQDAGDAARLQQTLARTQGAVADLPAMQPLDSARLAALEPAVAGRFHQGLYLPGEGQLDNRQLLTALAATMQELGVAVHWHSARNVQDFRPGEAGQPDLLLDCRGLGARAHWRELRGVRGEVVRLHAPDVQLQRPTRLVHPRYPIYIAPKQDGVFVIGATEIESDDLSPASVRSTLELLSAAYAVHPGFAEARILELATQLRPTLPDNLPAIRVREPRVLEVNGLYRHGFMIAPALLDAVLELLHTGQSPLAQRFELRVQLADLHP; via the coding sequence ATGCACACCCTCACTCCTTTCCATTTTCTTCCTTCGCTCGATACCCCCAGGGCCGTCACCATCCTGGGCGCCGGCCTGATGGGGCGGCTGCTGGCCGTGCAGCTGGCGCACGCCGGCCACCACGTCACCATGCACGGCATCGGCGGCCCGGATGCCGAGGGCAGCGCGGCTCGCGTGGCTGCCGCCATGCTGGCGCCGCTGGCCGAGTCGGCCATCACCGAGCCGGGCGTGGTGCGCATGGGCCAGCATGGCCTGGCGCGCTGGCCCGGGCTGCTGGCGCAACTGGCCAAGCCGGTGTTCTTTCAGCAAGATGGCACACTGATCCTGTGGCACCGCCAGGACGCGGGCGACGCCGCCCGGCTGCAGCAGACCCTGGCGCGCACACAGGGCGCCGTGGCCGATCTGCCGGCCATGCAGCCGCTGGACAGCGCGCGCCTGGCCGCGCTGGAGCCAGCCGTGGCCGGGCGCTTCCACCAGGGCCTGTACCTGCCGGGCGAGGGCCAGCTGGACAACCGCCAGCTACTCACGGCCCTGGCCGCCACCATGCAGGAGCTAGGCGTGGCCGTGCATTGGCACAGCGCGCGCAACGTGCAGGATTTCCGCCCCGGCGAGGCCGGCCAGCCCGACTTGCTGCTGGACTGCCGGGGCCTGGGCGCGCGCGCGCACTGGCGCGAGCTGCGCGGCGTGCGCGGCGAGGTCGTGCGCCTGCACGCGCCGGATGTGCAATTGCAGCGCCCGACGCGGCTGGTACACCCGCGCTACCCCATCTACATCGCGCCCAAGCAGGATGGCGTGTTCGTCATCGGTGCCACCGAGATCGAATCCGACGACCTCTCGCCCGCCAGCGTGCGCTCGACGCTGGAGCTGCTGTCCGCCGCCTACGCCGTGCACCCCGGCTTTGCCGAGGCGCGCATCCTGGAGCTGGCCACGCAGTTGCGCCCCACCCTGCCCGACAACCTGCCGGCCATCCGCGTGCGGGAGCCGCGCGTGCTGGAGGTCAACGGCCTGTACCGCCACGGCTTCATGATCGCCCCGGCCCTGCTCGACGCAGTGCTGGAGCTGCTGCACACCGGACAATCGCCGCTGG